The DNA region ACAAGAGGTATAGACATGGACTTACTACTCATACTGACTTATACCGCATTTTGTATCGCAGTTTTTAAAGTATTTAAAATTCCGTTAACCAAATGGACTGTGCCTACGGCCATTCTTGGCGGAATTGTATTAATTGGTACTTTATTAATTTTAATGAATTATAACCATCCCTATTCGAGATTTGCTCGCGAGTATTTTGTCACCATTCCAATTGTGCCCGCAGTTAAAGGATTGGTGATAGAAGTCAATGTTAAGCCGAACACACCAGTGAAAGAAGGTGAGGTGTTATTTAAAATTGACCCTACACCGTACCTTTCAATAGTTAAGCAAAAACAAGCGGCTCTAAAAGAAGCTGAGCTGCAAGTACCACAACTGGAAGCTGCTTTTCAAATAGCTGCTGCTAAAGTTGAACAAGCAACAGCAGATAAAGATCGTACTGAATCAGTCTATCGTCGCTATGAAGACGGTCGCAAAAAAGCAGGGCGTAATTCACCGTTTACTGAGCTTGAACTCGACAATCGTCGCCAGTTATATATAGCTTCATCTGCGCAACTTGATGCAGCTTTAGCAGAGGGACTGCGGACTCGTTTGGCATATGAGTCAAATATTGACGGTGTTAATACGAAAGTGGCAGGTCTACAAGCTGAACTCGCCAAGGCTGAGTATGACTTACAGCAAACCGTTGTCAGAGCCCCAGCCGATGGTGTAGTGACTCAGTTAGCACTACGAAAAGGCGCTATGGCTGTGCCTTTTCCTTTACGCCCCGCGCTGACGTTTATTCCTGATGAGACAAGATATTTTGCTGGCGCTTTTTGGCAAAACTCATTGTTACGCCTTAAAGAAGGTGATGAAGCTGAAGTGATAGTTGATGCCATGCCTGGGCAAGTGTTTAAAGGTAAAGTTGCCAAAGTCCTACCCGCAATGGCAGAAGGTGAGATCCAGTTTAGTGGTAATTTACAGTCATCAAATATGTTGTTTCAACGCGGTCGAGTGTTGGTGTTGATTGAGCTCGAAGATGATGTAATCAGACAATCGTTACCCGCTGGTGTTGCAGGACAAGTAGCAATTTATACCGATCATTTTAGCCATGTCGCAGTAATGCGAAAGGTATTATTAAGAATGCAGGGCTGGTTAAATTACTTGTTTGCTGAAGGACATTAACCTTAGTGTCTGAGGCATGCGTGGCGGATTGCCATAGTTAAGTCATAGTGTGGGGTTATTCACCTTGCGCTAGTTGTACTTGGTTACGCCCGCCACGTTTGGCGCAATACATGGCCTTGTCTGCTCGGCTAAAAAGATCTTGTATTACGTTGTCTCCGGCACTTAATGAACTTACGCCTATAGACACTGTAACGTTAATGTTTTTATTTGTTTGAGTGGTATGAAATGAGTATTTGGCAATATGATCTCGAACACGCTCAGCAATGATCATTGCACCTTCATCGTCGGTCATCGGTAAGATGATGGTAAACTCCTCACCACCTATTCTGTATAAAGAATCCGATTGTCGCAGTAAATCAGTGCATATTTGGGAAAATTGTTTGAGTATGCTATCTCCGCCATCATGACCAAAATTGTCATTAATCACTTTAAAGTAATCTATGTCGATAACCAATAATGATAACGGCTGGTCAAACCTTATGGCTCTGGCACATTCTTGTTTTGCCAGCTGGTTATATGAGCGACGATTATGCACGCCTGTTAATTGGTCCGTATTAACTAAACTTTCAATATGCTGATGAGCATTTTCTAATGATTTTTGGGCTTGCTTTAATAGCGTGATGTCGACACCCATAATGATAATGTTACCGCTATCTAAATTAATCCGAGTCATTTTAAACCAGCGGCCGTCTAATAAATCGGTTTCATATTGGTTGAGAGCTTTTTCTGTATGCAGTTTATGAAGATTATCAAGCCATTGTTCAAAGTCGTTGGTATTAATCACTACACCTTGCTTGGCTTCCCAAGCGTGACGCAATAAGTCGCTCGACTTCTTACCTATGGCTTGTTCTTTAGTGGCGCCAAAAATACTAGCATAATGCTGATTACAATAGATAACTTCTTTATCACTATTGATTACACCTAAACAATTTGGAGTGACTTCTATACCTTCTAGCAGTATGGATTCTAAATTGACAGGTGGACGGTGTGGCATAGGATACTCAACAATGTGACAATACTTGGGCGTAATTATAAGGGAAAAACATTACTTTTTGGTAATAAACTAACCAGTGCGATTGCTCTGTTGCTGAAGGAATAAAGCTTGGCTACTGTTTTTATTGACGTTTTTAAAATCGAGTAGGAAGAAATAAAATTATTTATTTCTCAGTCTAAGGAATGACAGCGACCAAGTGTAGCAGACATAAAAAAGCCCAGTCATTATCACTAAGACTGAGCTGTTAAAGCAGATAAATTACGCTTTAGTTAACGCGCTTTTTACGTCGCTAGGCTTCATCGGAATTTTACGTAAACGTACACCGACTGCATTGTAGATTGCATTAGCAATAGCTGGAGCAACAGGGGTTACTGCCGGTTCACCTAAGCCAGATGGTGGCATTTTACTTGGGATAAACTCGATTTTAACGTCTGGAGTTTGGCCTAAGCGCAGTGGGGTATAGGTATCGAAGTTTGAGTCTTTATACTGACCATTAAGCAGTTCAGTACCTTCATACAAGGCCATCGATAATCCCCACAATGCCGCACCCTGACATTGGGCTTCAGCTCCATTAGGATCAACAATAATACCGGCATCGATGGCAATATAAAGCTTTTGCACATTGACAATACCGTTGCTTTTGTCGACATGAACTTGTACTGCACACGATACCCATGTTGGCATGTCACGTTCTTGACCAAAGGTTGATGCAATGCCAAGCGCTGTGTCTTTGGCTTGCGGAGTGCCCCAGCCAATCATCTCAGCAGCTTTTTTCAATACTGCGGCTTGGCGAGCCGCGCCACCTTCAGCAACGGGTGTGCTACCAGCATTTCGGCCTTCGGCAATAAGCATGTCTAGGCGGAACTGCAATGGATCTTTACCCGCGTGATGGGCAGCTTCATCCATAAAGCTTTCAACTGCCCAACTTGTCCAACCCGGTCCAACAGAACGCAACCAACCTGGTCTGAAGGTCGCAATAGCCAGATCATTCGATACCGCGCGTACTTTTTGAGCACCAACAGTGTACCAATGGTCTGCTCCGGCAATCGAAAACGGATCATACGGTTCGCCATTGGTGCCTTTAGGCATAAACCCTGGCGCTAATACTTGAGTTGGCCAACCTGCAGTGGCGTGATGTTCCATTGCGGTAACTGCTTTTTTGTCATCAAATGCCATTTTTAACTGTTGAACAGATGCAGAACGCGCACTGTCAAATAGCATGTCTTGTGGACGTATCATCACCATTTTAACCGGTTTACCACCTAAGGCTTTAGAGGTCAACGCAGCAGGAATGGTATAGTCGCCGTTAAGTCTGCGGCCAAAACCACCACCTAACATGTAGGTACGAATAACAATGTTCGCTTCTTCTTCACCTAATGCCGCGGCTAATACGGGGAGGGTTAGTGATTGCCACTGGCAACCTGAATGCACTTCCCAAATGCCGTCTTGGTTTTTAAATACCAAAGCATTAAGCGGTTCCATTTGCGCATGGAGTACTGTGCTGGTGATATATTCTTCTGCAATGGTACTATTCGCACTCGCAAATACTGGACCAGTGTCAGTATTGCCAGTGTCTAAAATACTGCCTTTGGTTTGGTCGCCAAGTAATTGCTTACCATGAGCAATAATGTCTGCTTCAGACACGTTGGCCGTTTTACCCGCATCCCATGTCACTTTAACGAGCTTAGAGGCTTTTTGGGCCGCATTAAAGCTGCTGGCGATAACCATTAACCAACCTGGCACACTGCCACTGGCATCATCTAGTACGATAGTTTGCTGATAACCCTTTACAGCTTTTGCTGCTGAGTCATCAAACTTAACCACTTTAGATCCATAACGTGTCGGCGGTAAAATAGGGTTGGCGTACACCATGCCATCAACTTTAGCGTCGATACCAAATATGGTTTTACCGTTGGTCTTGTTGGCGATATCAAGAGACGTCACCTGTTGGCCAACCAGTTTAAGATCGGCATTCGGTTTCAACGGCAGGGTTTTAAGTTCTTCTTCAGTAAATTGACGTGTTAAGCCCATGGTGACTAATTCACCGTAAGACAGCTCGCCTTTACTTGAAATAATTTTACCGTTACTGGCTGTACAGTCTTTTGCTGCAATACCCCATTTTTTAGCGGCAGCTTCAATTAAGGCTGTACGGCCCGCGACTCCTGCTTGACGATACACTGGCCAGCTTTGTGAAATAGACCAACTACCACCTGTAACCATGTAACCCCAGCGAGGATCTGTGTCAACATGAATTATTTCGACATCATCCCATGAGGCTTCGAGCTCATCAGCAAGAATACGCGCAATAGCAGTACCAACATGTTGACCCATTTCTGAGCGCATAATGTTGACTTTAATTTTGCCGGCAGTATCGATTGAGTACCATAAAGAAGGTTCGTAAATGTCGCCTTCGCTTGGGAGTACTTTACCGTCTGGGCTGGCAGGATCCATCGCTGCCATCAAGTGGCGAGGGAAACCAAAGCTGACACCTACCGCTGTCATAGCAATTAAAAAACCACGGCGGGTTATACCAGCCGATCCACGTTTAGGCATTCTGCTCATCGTTGCTCTCCTTAATTGCGTTTGCGGCTTCATGAATGGCACCACGAATACGAACGTAGGTCATACAACGACATAAGTTTCCGCCCATCACTGCATCAATGTCTTTGTCCGAGGGTTCAGGAATATCTTTTAGTAGTGCAGCAGCTTGCATAATTTGGCCTGACTGGCAGTAACCACACTGTGGTACCTGGAGCTTTTGCCAAGAAACTTGTAATGGATGATCGCCCGTTTCAGAAAGCCCTTCAATCGTAGTTATTTCGGCTCCTTCAACTGACGATACTGGCGTAATACATGAGCGTGTAGCACGCCCGCCAACATGAACGGTACAAGCACCACAAGTACCAATACCGCAACCAAATTTGGTGCCGGTCATGTTGAGTTCGTCACGAATTACCCACAGTAGAGGGGTATCACTCTCTACATCGGCAGTCATCGGTTTGCCATTTAAAATAAATTTTGCCATTGTCACTTCTCCAGTGAATTAGTGCTCAAATCGGGGTTGATTGCGGATCTCGCCCACTTGTTGTTGTAATTTCGGCCAGGTGTTTTCCCCAGCTGCTTGACGTAAATAAGCTGCTATAGCAGTAATGTCTTCATCGCTAAGTGCATCACGGAATCCTGGCATTACCACACCGCTAATTCCTTGATCGCTCCGGACACCATCCAGTATTACGTTAATCAAGTTAGTTGGTTTATCAAGATGGGTCGCTGAACCGATAGTAATTAATGGTCGGCCTTTAACTAATTTGTCGCTGCTGTAGTGGCATGCTTGGCAAGCTGTAGCATATAAACGTGCACCTTCATCAAGCCGTTGATCTGGCTGTTGATGTTGTGCCGTTATCGCAGCTTGTAAAGTGCTACTCGAGTCTGGCTCATCGGTATTATTGGTGCGGGCAAGGCTGGCAAAATAACCACTAATAGCTTGTAGATCGCTGTCTGGTAGAGCTGACAGGCCTTTGTGCATAACTGGCGCCATTGGACCTGCTGCACTACCATGATATGGAGAATTACCCGTGGTGAGGTATTCATAAAAATCTTGTGAACGCCAAGGAATTGGTGAAGTGCTAGTAGAGGTTAACGATGGTGCAATCCATCCATCGATGGCAGCACCTTGGTACATTTGTGCGTACTTTTCACCCCCTAAAGCATTACGTGGAGTATGACAGGCACCACAGTGAGCAATACCTTCAGCTAAGTAAGCACCTCTATTCCATTCAGCAGATTGCTTGTTGTTGATCTCAAAAGGTAGGGTGTCAGCAAATAGCAGTTTCCAGCCGGCTTGAAACCAGCGAATGTTAAGCGGAAATGGAATACCGTTTTCTTTTTTGACTTGGTTAACCGCAGGAACAGATGTCATGATATAAGCGTAAATAGCGTTAATGTCATCGTCGGTCATTTTATTAAAGTGTTCAAAAGGGAACGCTGGTAATAAATGGTGTCCATCGCGGCTCACACCTGTGCGCATGGCGCGAGCGAAAGCGGCTTGTGACCAGTTACCAATACCCGTTTCAACATCAGGGGTGATATTACTTGAATAAATGGTGCCAAAGTCGGTGTGCATTTCATAGTTACCAGCATAAGCCGAACCGCCTGGCGGAGTATGACAGGTACTACAATAACCTGCTGCTGCAAGGATTTTTCCGTGTTCGATAACTTGTGGAGAATAATCTGTTTGAGTGGGTACGACGGGATCAATTGCAGGGTGCCAAGCGTATAAACTGAATACACCAAGCCCAACAATAGCTGCACCACATACGCCGTAAACGATGCGTTTTAGCATATTACATTGCCTTATTTTAAATAAAAAATGATAAAGAGAAGGGAATATCTCATCTAACATTCCCTGTTCGACTTTGTATTATTATTATGATTGGTCAAATATTAATCCTAAGCAAGGGGAAGGCCTTTGTCCAGAAATGATATTGACTCATTTATTTATGTCTTAGTGTCACATAATACATCAGCAATGTGACGAGTAACACGAGGATTGTAAAAAAAGAACCTTTAGTTAGCTTACTGTTAAGTAAAGGTTTTTAAGGTTGCTTTTATGTTGCCGTAAACCTAGTTGTCTAAGGTTAGTATTAACGGCCATTCCGTTTGCTATTTTTTGATTGCCTCATCGGCATACCGATGCATGTGGTGAAATGACTTTTATATCAATATTGATAGTCATGACTACTGCAAAAGGTGTGTCTATAAGGCTAAAAGATCACATATTGGATATTATTTATAAGCTTGGTTCATAATCAGCTTGTATTAAACAACTACATTCGGGATAATTAATGCAAATCATTATCATTTGCGTTAAATGGGTTGGGAATGTATCAGATGGAACTTATCAGTGTCTCTTCTTTATGGCTTGGCTGTTTGTTTGCTTATTTGGCATCCGATAAACAGCAGCTTTTGAGTTTGCCTTTCCCTAAATTATTAGCTTGGAGCTTATGTGGTGTAGCAGTGCTATTTGCAGTGTGGGGGTTTAGCCATACTTACAGCCTATTAGTTGCCAGTTTAATGGTGCTAATTTGTATGATGACAATGTGGATATTACTGGTGCTGGTGGCGTCGCATTATAAAGGTCGCAGTATTTGGGTGAGCTCGTTCGGCTTTGCGTTGTTTGTCAGCATTATGCTCGTTGGGGTTAAATAATTATGTGGCCCAAGTCGTTCGCCGCTTTTTTATGGGGATTACTACTGGCAATCAGTTTAATACTCATCGTTTTTCGAATATTACCCGCAGCTGTAGATGTAAAACTATTTGTTGGGCTAATGCTGGGTTTTTGTGTGTGGGTTGGGGTGATGGCATTCTGTTACAGCCGCAATAGCGCAAAGGCGGCGAGTGTCGTGTGCGTAAAATGGCTTGTGGCCAGTAGCTTTATCAATGCGTTGTTATTTTTTTCTCAAACCTAAGTTATGAATACCTCAATGAAATCTAATCCTCCCGTACAGCATAAAGTCATTAAAAATCTTATCGAAGCCCACAGTTGGCTTGGGTTAATTATTTCACCTTTATTGTTTTTGGTATTTTGGGCCGGCGCGGTGACCTTGTTTCACGATGAAGTTGCACAATGGGCCATCACGCCACATCATCCAGTCGATAACACCCAAGTAGATATTCCGTTAGCAACACTCGTTGAGCAAAAGTTGGCTGAATATCCGGTTGATTATAATGGTCGTTTTCGGATTAACATGCCTACCGAACTGGTGCCTTATTATATCTTTTATTTAGATGTTATTGGCGCACAATCGCCGTCTGATAGTCACTCAATGGCGATATTGGTCGATCCTAAAAGTGGTGACACAGTGGCGGGTAAAGATGATTTTTATCTATCACAGTTTATTTATCACCTGCATTACAACTTAGATCTACCCGGTGGTAGTTACCTGATTGGTATGGTGGCGTTGATATTTTTATTTGCACTGGTGTCAGGAATTTTTATCCATGCACGTAAATTACTGAAACATTTCTTTTTGTATCGAGTCGATAAACAGCGCCGAGATAAATTACTCGATCTCCATACCGTAGTAGGAGTGATGACCATTCCCTTTACCTTGATGTATGCGCTAAGCGGCTTGATCCTTAACTTGGCCATAGTGTTTCAATTGGCTTTTGTGGTGTTTATTTATCAGGGCGATCGACAAGCATTGTTTAATGATGCAGGTTTTAATCGTACCACTGAGCTTCGAAGTGAAACGCCACTGGATATGGATAATGCGTTCAATTTAATTGAGCAAACTCAACAGAAACCTAACTTTGAATTACGTAATATTATTTTCCATCATTACGGTGCTGAAAATGCCTTAGTACAAGTGCGTGGTACCGATACAGCGAGTTTTGCTCAACGTGATGAAGTGACTTATCGAGTGCAAGATGGCAGCGTAATAAATAAAGTTAACGCCGATAACTATAATGTATTTCGTCAAGGTCGAGATGTGCTTGTGTCGTTGCATTTCAGTAACTTTGCTGGTGTAGATATTCGTATTTTGTACTTTATCTTGGCGATGGCGATCAGTGCCATGATTGTTGCGGGCAACATGTTATGGCTCGATAAACGTCGTGTTCAGCGCCAGTCTTCACCGCGCAGTATTGCTATCGTGACAGGAATGACGATTGGCGGTTGTGGTGGCATTATTGTGGCGACAGCAGTTGGTTTTTTGTGTGAACGGCTATTGCCTGCAACCTTATATGGACGAAGCGAATGGCTAGTGGGGTGTTTTGTCGCGTCACTGTTAGCTGTCATGTTATGCAGCTTAAAAGTGAATGATATTAAGCGTCATATTAGCAAGTTACTGTTGCTCACCAGTAGCATATTGATCATCACGATTGTGGCTGATTGGTTATTGTTTCCTGAGCAAATATTAGCGTTATGGCAAAATGGATACCATGGTGTCATAGGGGTACAGATTGGCATGGGATTAATGGTTGCCGTGTGTATTTTTACTGCCGTAAAACTGACTACTACCAATCAAACCGCTCGGTTAGAAAACGCAATCACAGTAAACTAATTGGCTTGTGTTATCAGTGACTGCTTTTGCCTGCGATAATCTATCGCAGGCAAAAGCAGTATTCACATAGCTATTAGGTTACGGTAAATCAAATATTAATGCAGTAGACTGGTCGTCTTGATTGTTTTTCAACGTAATCGTTTGTGCATCAGTTATCTTTACACCATCACCTGCAGCGAGTATTTCAGTGTCTACGACTAACTCACCAGCAACTTGATGTACATAGACTTTTCGCGTTGCTGCTACCGTGTAAATCAACTCTGAATGCGGCGCCAAAATCAATTGCGACAAAATCGCATTTTGCTTGATTTGTAAGGTACCGTTTTCACCCGTTGGCGTTGCAATCGTCGTTAACCCCGCTGCTTGACCAAAGTTTTTTTGTTGGTATCCAGGTGTGTTACCTAAGGTATTTGGCTGGATCCAAATTTGTAAAAACTTCAGTGGCTCTGTGGCGGATGCGTTGTACTCACTGTGAGTAATACCACTGCCAGCAGACATTAATTGGAACTCACCTGCAGGCAATACTTCAACATTGCCTTCACTGTCTTTATGGGCGATAGAGCCTTCAAGTACGTAGCTGATAATTTCCATGTCACGGTGGCCGTGAGTGGCAAATCCGGCACCAGGAGTGACACTGTCGTCATTGATCACTCGCAGTGCTGAAAAGCCCATTTGCTCTGGATCATAGTAGCTACCAAATGAAAAACTGTGTTTGCTGTCCAACCAACCAAAGTTGGCCTTTCCGCGTTCACTTGCAAGACGTAATGTAATCATAACTATCTCCTAAGGCACAATTAAAAAACTAAGCAGACGTTTGGTTTATTTAAGATAATTTATCGGTAATGGCGTTATCGATTGCGACCTTGCCTGAACCTGATAACGCAAGTGACACACTGGCAGCCAATAGTGCTAACGCAAATTCATAACCATTGTTTGCCATAAATAACCCGTTGTTAATATGCACGCTAGCAATGGCAATGACCATGGTGAACGCTAATACAGCGGCTGCTGGACGGGTAAGTAAACCCAGTAAAATGAACAATCCACCTATCAATTCTGCTGAACCCGCTAAGAAAGCCATTAATATACCTGGCTCAATGCCAATTGATGCCATCCACTGTCCTGTACCTTCTAGGCCATAACCGCCAAACCATCCGAATAACTTTTGACCACCATGAGCCATAAAAATAACCCCAACAGGTAAACGTAATGCCAATGTGCTAAAACCTGCAGTAGAGTTTGTAATGCGTTTCACGAGTGCTTTCATGGTATATATCCTCAATAAATTTAAACATTGTTTGTTTCTAGTGAGCCTCTCTCACTGGTTGATAAGAAGTATATTGGGATTTGATAGAATAAAAAATCGGAATAAACTGACATTAAAGTTCAAATTATTTGAATAAGGAGGGGTGATGCAAAATCCGATCACTATCGACGCATTACGAGCCTTAGATGCGATTGATCGCAAGGGCAGTTTTGCTGCAGCTGCGGCATCGTTATATCGAGTACCGTCAGCGCTGACTTATACCATCAAAAAACTTGAAGATGATATGGGCGCGGCGTTATTTGACCGAACAAAGCAAAAAGCACAACTGACGCCAGCAGGCAAAATTGTATTAGAGCAAGGGCGACAGATTTTGTTAGCAACCAATCGGTTGGTTGATTCTGTGCAGCAATTAGAGTCCGGTTGGGAAAGCGAAATTAGGCTATCACGCGATACGGTTATCCCCCAGTGTCAGTTGTTTCAATTAATTGAACAATTTAATCAGCTAGAACACTCGGTCGACATTAGTGTGGATGTTGAAGCCGTTGGCGGTGGTTGGGATGCATTGCATAGCCGACGTGCCGATATTGTAATTGGTGCCTCTGGAGAGTTACCACGAGGTGTGTTTCAAACCCATAAAATAGGCGAAATTGAATTTGTGTTTGCGGTAGCGCCACATCATCCATTGGCGTTTGTTGATGGCGTATTAGAAGCCGAAAAACTAACTGACTATGCTTCGGTGGTGGTCGCCGATACATCACAACTTTTACCTACTCGCAGTAGTGGCCTTTTTAAAAGCAAACAAGTGATTAAAGTTAACACCATGGAAACCAAGATAGCAGCACAGTTACAAGGACTAGGTATTGGTTTTGTACCCAGACACATGGTGCAATGCTACTTTGATAGTGGTGAGTTGATTGAAAAAATGTGTTCAATTCCAAGACCGAATCAAAGTTTGTACATTGCTTGGCATAAAGACCATCAAGGCCGTGCATTTGACTGGTTTGTGGATCATTTACCTAAAGCCGACTGGGGTTTGTAACATCTGGCTGTGAGCATAATGTTAACTACTAATTTGAGGTCGCAGGTACGACCTAAAATTGGCGTTAATCTATTGAATCGACATAAGCGTGATATTGAGTATCGACGTTTATGTCGTTGCTTAACTATCCCCTTAACTACTCGCTTGAATACTCATTTAAGCATTCTTGCTAGCGTTAGTTTTCTTGTCTAATAATGATCTAGCGGCTGGTCGATTAGTACCCATACTGCAGTCGGATAAATTTACTCACATAGAGCGTGAACAAGTGAATGCGGTGTTTTACAAATCGTCTATCGTTGCGCGACGTATTTCTGCATTTATTGAGTTTATTCAACCGAGATTAACCTTGTAACTAAGGGAGCGATTTGATCTTTTGACCGACATTTGCAATTTGAACAAAACAGATTTGTCTCGTGGGCTGTTTATTTCTGTTTCTAGTTGGCGCACAGTGTTAGTTCAGATACCGTTTTTAGGAAGACAATATGACCACTATTCCGTTGTTGGGTACAGGTACCTTCAGACTTAAAGATCAACAGGCATTTGATTCAGTGTTAATGGCGTTACAGCAAGGCTCTCGTCACATCGATACCGCTCAGATTTACGCCAATGAAAAACAAGTTGGCGATGCAATTAAGGCATCGGGTATCGCAAGAGCAGATATTTTTCTCACCACTAAGGTGTGGACGGATCGTTTTGCCCACGACAAACTTATTCAAAGCGTGCATGACAGCTTGGCTTTATTGCAAACCGATTATGTGGATTTGTTACTGATACATTGGCCGTTACGCGATGATTCAGTACCTATGCGAGAGTATTTACTGGCATTAAAAGAGGTGCAAGATGCTGGTTTAGCGAAACACATTGGCGTGTCTAATTTCACTATGGCCCAGGTTACACAAGCGATTGAAATTTTAGGTACCGACGCAATATTCACTAATCAGGTTGAAGTACATCCATATTTGCAAAATAACCGACTGGTCGAATTCTGTCAGCAGCACAATATTATGGTGACTGGTTATATGCCATTTGCTTATGGTGCGGTATTAACTGACGACACTATTGTCGCGATTGCGAAGAAGCACCAAATGACACCCGCTCAAGCGGTATTAGTGTGGATGCGCCAAAAAGGTTATGTCACTATTCCATCGTCAACTAAGTTGGTAAATATTCAAGCGAATATTGCCTCATTAGCGTTATCGCTACCGTCAGAAGACATGGCGGCGATCGATAGGTTAGATCGAAATCATCGTGTGGCTACGCCAGACTTTAGCCCTGATTGGGATCAATAACCCATCAGCGAATGCGCAGCACGCGGAGTTTGCACTCACCATTAGATAATTTATATATCAAGTATCCACGCCAAAATGAGTGATCATATTGGCGTTTTTTATTTCCAGGGTTGTTGGTAGCTTGACATGGGTGTTACACATAGGTTTACAGTCGTTGCATATGTTCAGTAGATTTATTTATCTAGATCTTATTATTCAATACAGTCGTTACCCCAAGGAGTCTTTATGAA from Shewanella polaris includes:
- a CDS encoding pirin family protein, which codes for MITLRLASERGKANFGWLDSKHSFSFGSYYDPEQMGFSALRVINDDSVTPGAGFATHGHRDMEIISYVLEGSIAHKDSEGNVEVLPAGEFQLMSAGSGITHSEYNASATEPLKFLQIWIQPNTLGNTPGYQQKNFGQAAGLTTIATPTGENGTLQIKQNAILSQLILAPHSELIYTVAATRKVYVHQVAGELVVDTEILAAGDGVKITDAQTITLKNNQDDQSTALIFDLP
- a CDS encoding DoxX family protein, giving the protein MKALVKRITNSTAGFSTLALRLPVGVIFMAHGGQKLFGWFGGYGLEGTGQWMASIGIEPGILMAFLAGSAELIGGLFILLGLLTRPAAAVLAFTMVIAIASVHINNGLFMANNGYEFALALLAASVSLALSGSGKVAIDNAITDKLS
- a CDS encoding LysR family transcriptional regulator, which translates into the protein MQNPITIDALRALDAIDRKGSFAAAAASLYRVPSALTYTIKKLEDDMGAALFDRTKQKAQLTPAGKIVLEQGRQILLATNRLVDSVQQLESGWESEIRLSRDTVIPQCQLFQLIEQFNQLEHSVDISVDVEAVGGGWDALHSRRADIVIGASGELPRGVFQTHKIGEIEFVFAVAPHHPLAFVDGVLEAEKLTDYASVVVADTSQLLPTRSSGLFKSKQVIKVNTMETKIAAQLQGLGIGFVPRHMVQCYFDSGELIEKMCSIPRPNQSLYIAWHKDHQGRAFDWFVDHLPKADWGL
- the dkgB gene encoding 2,5-didehydrogluconate reductase DkgB is translated as MTTIPLLGTGTFRLKDQQAFDSVLMALQQGSRHIDTAQIYANEKQVGDAIKASGIARADIFLTTKVWTDRFAHDKLIQSVHDSLALLQTDYVDLLLIHWPLRDDSVPMREYLLALKEVQDAGLAKHIGVSNFTMAQVTQAIEILGTDAIFTNQVEVHPYLQNNRLVEFCQQHNIMVTGYMPFAYGAVLTDDTIVAIAKKHQMTPAQAVLVWMRQKGYVTIPSSTKLVNIQANIASLALSLPSEDMAAIDRLDRNHRVATPDFSPDWDQ